One genomic region from Osmerus mordax isolate fOsmMor3 chromosome 4, fOsmMor3.pri, whole genome shotgun sequence encodes:
- the LOC136942530 gene encoding glycine cleavage system H protein, mitochondrial-like, whose amino-acid sequence MTACVMLRCLTSNFNSALPLLTRSAPFLLYRLAPRAYLQRSVATASRLSTALKFTDKHEWIKVEDEGVGTVGISNFAQEALGDVVYCGLPEVGTKLNQQDEFGALESVKAASELYSPLTGEVTEVNTLLADSPGLVNKSCYKDGWLMKMTIDNPAELDALMDEKAYERYIRSIED is encoded by the exons ATGACTGCGTGTGTGATGCTACGGTGTCTGACTTCCAACTTCAACTCTGCCCTTCCCTTACTTACCCGGTCGGCACCGTTTCTGCTCTATCGATTGGCACCACGAGCATACCTACAACGATCTGTTGCGACGGCCAGCCGACTATCGACAG CACTTAAATTCACAGACAAGCACGAATGGATTAAAGTGGAGGACGAAGGAGTGGGTACAGTCGGGATTAGCAATTTCGCACAG GAGGCTCTGGGAGATGTGGTCTACTGTGGACTGCCTGAGGTGGGCACAAAGCTCAACCAGCAAG ATGAGTTTGGTGCGCTGGAGAGTGTGAAAGCTGCCAGTGAGCTCTACTCCCCATTGACTGGAGAGGTGACTGAGGTCAACACACTGCTGGCAGACAGTCCTGGCCTCGTGAATAAGTCCTGTTACAAAGACG GCTGGTTGATGAAGATGACCATTGACAACCCGGCCGAGCTGGACGCTCTGATGGATGAGAAAGCGTACGAGAGATACATCCGCTCCATCGAGGACTAG
- the fam107b gene encoding protein FAM107B isoform X2, whose protein sequence is MAEPDYLEGDCDELIKPKKLLNPVKTSRNHQDLHRELLMNQKRGLAPQNKPELQKVLEKRKREQVLKAQKEEQEAHKKRSDLEIELMKRQQKLEQLELEQQKDEEEQENTPEFVKMKSNLRRTKQEADGEERTT, encoded by the exons ATGGCGGAGCCAGACTACCTGGAGGGAGACTGCGATGAGCTCATCAAGCCCAAGAAGTTGCTCAACCCAGTCAAGACCTCCAGGAACCACCAGGACCTGCACAGAGAACTGCTCATGAACCAGAAGAG AGGCCTGGCTCCCCAGAACAAGCCAGAgctccagaaggttctggagaagagaaagagggagcaggTTCTCAAGGCCcagaaggaggaacaggaggctcACAAGAAGAGGAGCGACCTGGAGATAGAGCTGATGAAGAGACAACAGAAGCTGGAACAG CTGGAGTTGGAACAAcagaaagatgaggaggagcAAGAAAACACCCCTGAGTTTGTGAAGATGAAGAGCAACCTGAGGAGGACCAAGCAGGAGGCAGATGGGGAGGAGCGAACCACCTAG
- the fam107b gene encoding protein FAM107B isoform X1 — protein MALMFGYPVFAHLQDPCVEPCLCLSRGRSVMAEPDYLEGDCDELIKPKKLLNPVKTSRNHQDLHRELLMNQKRGLAPQNKPELQKVLEKRKREQVLKAQKEEQEAHKKRSDLEIELMKRQQKLEQLELEQQKDEEEQENTPEFVKMKSNLRRTKQEADGEERTT, from the exons ATGGCATTGATGTTTGGGTATCCGGTATTTGCTCATCTGCAGG ATCCCTGTGTGGAGCCTTGTCTGTGTCTATCCCGGGGCAGGAGTGTCATGGCGGAGCCAGACTACCTGGAGGGAGACTGCGATGAGCTCATCAAGCCCAAGAAGTTGCTCAACCCAGTCAAGACCTCCAGGAACCACCAGGACCTGCACAGAGAACTGCTCATGAACCAGAAGAG AGGCCTGGCTCCCCAGAACAAGCCAGAgctccagaaggttctggagaagagaaagagggagcaggTTCTCAAGGCCcagaaggaggaacaggaggctcACAAGAAGAGGAGCGACCTGGAGATAGAGCTGATGAAGAGACAACAGAAGCTGGAACAG CTGGAGTTGGAACAAcagaaagatgaggaggagcAAGAAAACACCCCTGAGTTTGTGAAGATGAAGAGCAACCTGAGGAGGACCAAGCAGGAGGCAGATGGGGAGGAGCGAACCACCTAG